In a genomic window of Holophagaceae bacterium:
- the rocD gene encoding ornithine--oxo-acid transaminase: MSTATSKALELIELETRYGAHNYSPLDVVCTRGEGVFLEDVDGKKYMDFLAAYSAVNQGHNHPRIAKAMIDQVQKLALTSRAFRNDQFPALLEKLCKLTGFDKALLMNSGAEAVETALKAMRKWGYDKKGIEYPKAEIIVASGNFHGRTTTIVGFSTDPDSTSRFGPFTPGFAVVEYGSLEAVKAAITPNTCAVFVEPIQGEAGVVIPPKGYLKGLRELCTANNILLILDEIQSGLGRTGKLFAFEHEGIRPDGITIGKALSGGLYPVSAFLSSDEVMDVFTPGIHGSTYGGNPLACAVAGAALDVLMDEKLVERAAELGAHLKAKLEAIPKDKISAIRCIGLWAGVDLKPEAGGARKYCYLLKDRGMLCKDTHVDTIRLAPPLVITKEQIDWAVQQLTEVLA; the protein is encoded by the coding sequence ATGTCCACCGCGACCTCGAAAGCGCTCGAACTGATCGAGCTGGAAACCCGTTACGGCGCGCACAACTATTCCCCCCTGGACGTGGTCTGCACGCGGGGCGAGGGGGTCTTTCTCGAAGACGTGGACGGCAAGAAGTACATGGATTTCCTGGCGGCCTATTCGGCGGTGAACCAGGGCCACAACCACCCGCGCATCGCCAAGGCCATGATCGACCAGGTGCAGAAGCTGGCGCTCACCAGCCGCGCCTTCCGCAACGACCAGTTCCCGGCGCTGCTCGAAAAACTTTGCAAACTGACAGGTTTTGACAAGGCCCTGCTCATGAACAGCGGCGCCGAGGCCGTCGAGACCGCCCTCAAGGCCATGCGCAAGTGGGGCTACGACAAGAAGGGCATCGAGTACCCCAAGGCCGAGATCATCGTGGCCTCGGGGAATTTCCACGGCCGCACCACCACCATCGTGGGTTTCAGCACGGATCCCGACAGCACCAGCCGCTTCGGGCCCTTCACGCCGGGCTTCGCGGTCGTCGAGTACGGCAGCCTGGAGGCGGTGAAGGCCGCCATCACGCCCAACACCTGCGCGGTGTTCGTGGAACCCATCCAGGGCGAGGCGGGCGTCGTGATTCCCCCCAAAGGCTACCTCAAAGGCCTACGCGAACTCTGCACCGCCAACAACATTCTGCTGATCCTCGACGAGATCCAATCAGGCCTGGGCCGCACCGGCAAGCTGTTCGCCTTCGAGCACGAAGGCATCCGCCCCGACGGCATCACCATCGGCAAGGCGCTTTCCGGCGGCCTGTACCCGGTGTCGGCCTTCCTGTCCTCGGATGAGGTGATGGATGTCTTCACGCCGGGCATCCATGGCTCCACCTACGGCGGCAATCCCCTGGCCTGCGCCGTGGCCGGGGCCGCGCTCGACGTGCTGATGGACGAGAAGCTCGTGGAACGCGCCGCGGAGCTTGGCGCCCACCTGAAGGCGAAGCTCGAAGCCATCCCCAAGGACAAGATCAGCGCGATCCGCTGCATCGGCCTATGGGCCGGCGTGGACCTGAAACCCGAGGCCGGCGGCGCGCGGAAATACTGCTACCTGCTGAAGGACCGCGGAATGCTCTGCAAGGACACCCACGTGGACACCATCCGCCTGGCCCCGCCCCTGGTCATCACCAAGGAGCAGATCGATTGGGCCGTGCAGCAGTTGACGGAAGTCCTCGCGTGA